The Mauremys mutica isolate MM-2020 ecotype Southern chromosome 1, ASM2049712v1, whole genome shotgun sequence genome has a segment encoding these proteins:
- the LOC123376189 gene encoding olfactory receptor 52K2-like has translation MSDSNTTDFTNPSTFILLGIPGLEASHVWISIPFCIMYIIAIFGNFTILFTVKMELSLHEPMYYFLCMLAITDLVVYTSTLPNMLAIFWFNSREINFSACLTQMYFVHCFLAMESGILVAMAFDRYVAICHPLRHSTTLTNPMVAKIGLAVVLRGCIVILPYPLLARQWPYCRTNVIPQPYCLHIAVVNLACADTRVSSYYGLFVQFCLMGLDVIFIGVSYTQILRAIFILPTKDARLKTFGTCGSHLFVILAFYLPGIIISLLNRFAQNVPQHFHVLISNVYLLLPPMLNPVIYGVRTKQIRDRLLRLFTHKRA, from the coding sequence atgtcagattccaacacaaccgacttcaccaacccctccaccttcatcctgctgggcattcctggcctggaggcgtCCCATGTCTGGATCTCTATCCCCTTCTGCATCATGTACATCATAGCCATCTtcgggaacttcaccatcctgttcactGTGAAGATGGAGctgagcctccatgagcccatgtactatttcctctgcatgctggccatcactgACCTGGTCGTGTATACATCCACCCTGCCCAACATGCTGGCAattttctggttcaattccagggagatcaatttcagtgcctgcctcacccagatgtacttcgttCATTGCTTCTTAGCGATGGAGTCTGGAATCCttgtggccatggcttttgatcgctacgtggccatctgccatcccctgagacattccaccacccTGACGAACCCCATGGTGGCCAAGATtggcctggccgtggtgctgcgtgGTTGCATAGTTATATTACCCTATCCCTTATTGGCAAGGCAGTGGCCTTATTGCAGAACCAACGTCATCCCCCAGCCGTACTGCCTGCACATAGCTGTGGTGAACCTGGCCTGCGCTGACACCCGtgtcagtagttactatggcctcTTTGTGCAATTCTGTTTGATGGGTCTGGATGTGATTTTTATCGGAGTGTCCTACAcacagatcctcagggccatcttcatcCTCCCCACAAAAGACGCGCGtctcaagacttttgggacctgcggcTCCCACCTTTTTGTCATTTTAGCCTTTTACCTCCCAGGTATCATCATCTCCCTCTTGAACAGATTTGCCCAAAATGTGCCCCAGCATTTCCACGTTCTCATTTCCAATGtgtacctcctgctgccccccatgctaaaccccgtcatctacggggtgaggaccaaacagatccgggacaggctgctccggctctttaCACATAAAAGGGCATAA